The genome window AACTAACAAGACATAAAATGAACAAAAGATTCAGAAAACAACTTGGCCAGTAAGGCCAATCACTCCATACATAACGCCGCCTCCAATAAATCCTTACAAAATCCGCAAATTGAACAACCATTTCTATCTATTACCAAACTTGGGAAGGAAAGGGCAAAATTGCAGCTCAGCGCtttccacctccaccaccaagcTTAGGACCCTTTGGGGCAGCACCTTTGGGAACGTTACCCTTGCCTGTCTTCTGTGACTTGGACATTACCTCTGCCTTCTTAGCCTTCTTCTCATCTTTAGTTTTCTTGATCCTCTCCTTGATTTCACTGCAAAACACAGGCACTAATGAGCCGAACTTCCAAACATCCCATATATTGCAAGCCAAGTCGCAATAAAAAGTTCCAGAAAGAGACAACTCCTAATGCATGTAATTAGATCAACGTTGCAAGAAAGATTGGATAGTAGTTCCATAACATACTACACATCTGCAAATACTATATTACGATACATAGCGGATAAAAAGATACTAACAAAAGCAGGCAAACAATAACTTGCTACAGAAGAAAAACACACCGGAGAGCAGCTTCCCTCGCAGCATCACGAACTTCAGGCTTTTCTGCTCTTTTCTTTTGGATAACTTCCAAGGTAGCTCCTACAATGGACCTAGAGTAAGGCTTCTTGGTGGCACGTCTCCTCTTCTTTACAGCCTCTTGGGCAATATCCTGTGCTTGTCAATATAAAAGGCTCAATTAGTCACTAATACTAAACCACCCAACTGTACAGGAAGTTAAAAATAAAATGGTCTAGAACAATCTGACATTTGGGATGTTTGAAACTAATAAACAAAGATGTATGAAATCAACAGTCAGTGAAAAGTAATATATTTTAGGTACAATTTAAGAGAAAATGTACTGAAAAAGTAAACTAATGATGTCAAAAAAACTCCCAGGCAGTCTTGGTTTTTAGATGTAAAATTGACAATGAGACAGAGAATCTTCACATGGTTTCAATCTACAATTCATTTAAATAACATGCAAAGTAAAAGTAAACTCACCTTCTTATGTTGCTTCCTGTACATGGCTGTCCATGTAAGCTTCGAAGGCTTCAACCGATTGTGAAAGTACCTCTTGCACTTTGAGTTGGCAAACAGGAACACCTATATGAATCAAGAAAGCACATCCAAATaatcagaacactaaatagaaactTAATATTGAGGTGCAACAGAGAAATGAAAAGGGTAATCAAAAAATTGTCCGCAAACAAGTGCCTGTAAGGCTATTTCAATTAGATACACATAAATTTTACCTGTGAATCAGAACGGATAAATCTAATGCCTCTCCCTGGGTATATCTTGGCTCCACTGAAGCGACAGAGTTCAGTCCTGAAGTTCaaaatttaaacataaatttCACATTGAAAATTTTACTTCTTTATGCGGGTTCTGTATGTTTCAATCATGAGTTAAAAATACAGATCTATTGTAGCCAATTAAGAGGCTG of Tripterygium wilfordii isolate XIE 37 chromosome 13, ASM1340144v1, whole genome shotgun sequence contains these proteins:
- the LOC120012240 gene encoding 60S ribosomal protein L24-like → MVLKTELCRFSGAKIYPGRGIRFIRSDSQVFLFANSKCKRYFHNRLKPSKLTWTAMYRKQHKKDIAQEAVKKRRRATKKPYSRSIVGATLEVIQKKRAEKPEVRDAAREAALREIKERIKKTKDEKKAKKAEVMSKSQKTGKGNVPKGAAPKGPKLGGGGGKR